The Candidatus Krumholzibacteriota bacterium genome includes a window with the following:
- a CDS encoding immune inhibitor A — MAAIRFKRTAAAGLVVSVALLAAAGTASAGEPEARVLRRTASGHLVPTGRTATRPTKPNWRRVLVEGDRLSRGPLPRPFGERPLLGAAAAATGGTVRAILIRVDFLTDRLDQLSSLSTGGGFDLAAGGTSLVDPTPHDRAYFDAHMEALATYYRLQSCGAVEIEWIVWPPENDAACHLGDIADYGPGEGGDWKTESLVCFFRDAVTACDADLASRGYPERIGDFDAIVVAHAGPNLQTDVNYDTPNDIPSFYARLGDEDIFTVDGGATTVRYGSVIPETANQDGYLSGIAAVLAHEFGHQLGLPDLYNVQTNAPTVGIWDNMDSGGMLGVYVCDETGENCAYAEGLVPGGLSAWSRTYLGWTTVDTVATFAEGIALTAVERCPARVVRVEAGEDEYFLVENRAAETDGLPTYFVADGETGVILGTGNCLNCDDPGAEILEWELVNGYDILLPTESDYPGPDGGPGLLVWHVDDRLIAERWETNTVNTLYPYGVSLVEANGVVDLGDPYSWFGLGWFDDAFYEGNATAMGDSILPPSWSNLLVPSGVFLENVSARDTLMTFDVGVPALRRVDRILPSGRFSPAADGVLLVPGGEALLLDEAGDLRIAGLDEPVFSLGAGANGPIAWIDDPDADGGVILAGTAGGDLWLVDDRDFDPLAGWPVSSGVALAAPPVLVSTAAGIVAAVTTADGVLHCLDAGGGEIAGSPIDLGGFGTRPVGNIAAAVDSLGRTDALFVLAADEANTWVGRWEIVVESVGGASTPRLDGAGDGSYGYPVPLSRTEVEGEVALVGGDVDPAAPGAEIWVVAMTTGRLFLLGRDGILASRDREKRIAARPALHDLDGDGWLDLVYPDGRDLCAVTASGANLTGWPRRPADEYYVRGDETIVTSPVVLATAHGPIVAAGSELGALYLFDGAGRLLRGWPRRIAASFPNGVDLVPDAGGETLVAALDLRDRAAAEPAFPAMTGGCSFRWRALPAVALSGSWTGAWGGPQRTAFAQPSAGGAAGADEWLALDRTLVVYPNPSTGEAVRFHFPAPATGEARLEIMTLTGELVFGLSRVVGGGEAEFVVDLSGKASGVYLCRLVVTAGGRRTQATRTFAIVH, encoded by the coding sequence GTGGCAGCGATCCGTTTCAAAAGGACAGCCGCCGCCGGCCTGGTCGTGTCGGTCGCATTGCTCGCGGCGGCGGGAACGGCCTCGGCCGGAGAGCCGGAGGCGCGGGTGCTGAGACGGACGGCGAGCGGCCATCTCGTTCCGACGGGGCGAACGGCCACCCGGCCGACGAAGCCGAACTGGCGCCGCGTCCTCGTCGAGGGCGACCGGCTCTCGCGCGGACCGCTCCCGCGCCCCTTCGGCGAGCGGCCCCTTCTCGGCGCGGCCGCCGCGGCAACCGGGGGGACGGTCCGGGCGATCCTCATCCGCGTCGATTTCCTCACCGACCGCCTCGACCAGCTCTCCTCGCTGTCGACGGGCGGCGGCTTCGATCTCGCGGCGGGCGGAACGAGCCTCGTCGATCCGACGCCGCACGACCGCGCCTACTTCGACGCGCACATGGAGGCGCTCGCCACCTACTACCGGCTGCAGTCCTGCGGGGCGGTCGAGATCGAGTGGATCGTCTGGCCGCCGGAGAACGACGCCGCCTGCCACCTCGGGGACATCGCGGACTACGGACCGGGTGAGGGGGGCGACTGGAAGACGGAGAGCCTCGTCTGCTTCTTCCGCGACGCGGTCACCGCCTGCGACGCCGACCTCGCCTCTCGCGGCTATCCCGAGCGGATCGGCGACTTCGACGCGATCGTCGTCGCGCACGCCGGGCCGAACCTGCAGACCGACGTGAACTACGACACGCCGAACGACATACCCTCCTTCTACGCGCGTCTCGGCGACGAGGACATCTTCACCGTCGATGGCGGCGCGACGACGGTCCGCTACGGCTCGGTCATTCCCGAAACGGCGAACCAGGACGGCTATCTCAGCGGGATCGCGGCCGTGCTCGCCCACGAGTTCGGCCACCAGCTCGGGCTGCCCGACCTCTACAACGTCCAGACGAACGCCCCGACCGTCGGCATCTGGGACAACATGGACAGCGGCGGGATGCTGGGCGTCTACGTCTGCGACGAGACGGGGGAGAACTGCGCCTACGCCGAGGGCCTCGTCCCCGGCGGCCTCTCCGCGTGGTCGCGCACGTATCTCGGCTGGACGACGGTCGACACCGTCGCGACCTTCGCCGAGGGGATCGCCCTGACGGCGGTCGAGCGTTGTCCGGCGCGGGTCGTCCGCGTGGAGGCGGGGGAGGACGAATACTTCCTCGTGGAAAACCGGGCGGCCGAGACGGACGGCCTGCCCACCTATTTCGTCGCGGACGGGGAGACGGGTGTCATCCTCGGAACGGGCAACTGCCTGAACTGCGACGATCCTGGGGCGGAGATACTCGAGTGGGAGCTGGTCAACGGCTACGACATCCTTTTGCCGACCGAGTCGGACTACCCCGGGCCGGACGGGGGGCCCGGACTGCTCGTCTGGCACGTCGACGACCGCCTGATCGCCGAGCGGTGGGAGACCAACACGGTCAACACCCTCTACCCGTACGGCGTGAGCCTCGTCGAGGCGAACGGCGTCGTCGATCTCGGCGATCCCTACTCGTGGTTCGGTCTCGGCTGGTTCGACGACGCCTTCTACGAGGGGAACGCGACGGCGATGGGCGATTCGATCCTGCCCCCCTCGTGGAGCAACCTCCTCGTGCCGAGCGGCGTCTTCCTCGAGAACGTCTCGGCCCGCGACACGCTGATGACCTTCGATGTCGGCGTGCCGGCGCTGCGACGCGTCGATCGCATCCTGCCGTCGGGAAGGTTCTCTCCCGCGGCCGACGGCGTGCTCCTCGTTCCCGGCGGTGAGGCCCTGCTGCTCGACGAGGCGGGAGACCTCCGGATCGCCGGGCTGGACGAGCCGGTTTTCTCCCTCGGCGCCGGCGCGAACGGGCCGATCGCGTGGATCGACGATCCCGATGCGGACGGCGGCGTGATCCTCGCCGGAACGGCCGGCGGCGACCTGTGGCTCGTCGACGACCGGGATTTCGATCCCCTCGCCGGCTGGCCGGTTTCCTCCGGCGTCGCACTCGCCGCGCCGCCGGTGCTCGTGTCGACCGCCGCCGGCATCGTCGCGGCGGTGACCACCGCCGACGGCGTGCTCCACTGTCTCGACGCGGGCGGCGGCGAGATCGCCGGATCGCCGATCGATCTGGGCGGCTTCGGCACGAGGCCCGTCGGCAACATCGCGGCGGCGGTCGATTCCCTCGGCCGCACGGACGCGCTCTTCGTCCTCGCCGCCGACGAGGCGAACACGTGGGTCGGCCGCTGGGAGATCGTCGTGGAATCGGTCGGCGGCGCCTCGACGCCCCGTCTCGACGGCGCCGGGGACGGCTCGTACGGGTATCCCGTCCCCCTGAGCCGAACGGAGGTCGAGGGAGAGGTCGCCCTCGTCGGCGGCGACGTCGACCCCGCGGCGCCGGGAGCCGAGATCTGGGTTGTCGCGATGACGACGGGACGACTCTTTCTCCTCGGCCGCGACGGCATCCTCGCCTCGCGGGACCGCGAGAAGCGCATCGCCGCCCGGCCGGCACTCCACGACCTCGACGGCGACGGCTGGCTCGACCTGGTCTACCCCGACGGGCGCGATCTCTGCGCAGTCACGGCCTCCGGCGCCAACCTCACCGGCTGGCCCCGGCGTCCCGCCGACGAATACTACGTGCGCGGCGACGAGACGATCGTGACGTCTCCCGTCGTGCTGGCGACGGCGCACGGCCCGATCGTCGCCGCGGGGAGCGAACTCGGTGCGCTCTATCTCTTCGACGGCGCCGGCCGGCTTCTCCGCGGCTGGCCGCGACGGATCGCGGCCAGCTTCCCGAACGGCGTCGATCTCGTGCCGGACGCCGGCGGCGAGACGCTCGTCGCCGCGCTCGACCTGCGCGACCGCGCCGCGGCCGAACCGGCCTTCCCGGCGATGACGGGCGGGTGCAGCTTCCGCTGGCGGGCGCTTCCCGCCGTCGCACTGTCCGGGTCATGGACGGGGGCGTGGGGCGGGCCGCAACGGACGGCCTTCGCCCAACCCTCCGCCGGTGGCGCCGCGGGCGCCGACGAGTGGCTCGCGCTCGATCGGACCCTCGTCGTCTATCCCAATCCATCGACGGGCGAGGCCGTACGGTTCCACTTCCCGGCGCCGGCGACGGGCGAGGCGCGGCTCGAGATCATGACGCTCACCGGCGAACTCGTGTTCGGCCTCTCGCGCGTCGTGGGGGGCGGAGAGGCGGAATTCGTCGTCGATCTCTCCGGCAAGGCGTCGGGCGTGTATCTCTGCCGGCTCGTCGTGACGGCCGGCGGGCGCCGGACGCAGGCGACGAGGACCTTCGCGATCGTACACTGA
- a CDS encoding PorV/PorQ family protein — protein MVKTLRFAIASLILLTLSATAAFAQGEAGASSLIIPPSARANGMGQSFVAIADDATAIWWNPAGIAFVDRAVDLMHTQLVPDLASDVFFDYIGGVYSLEGIGTIGAALLYLTYGDYEVTRLDPNPVGTASAWEVAPTLSGAVKIFDTIGIGMNVKYVYVSLAPDWATIEGQEGKGHSVAIDFGALWKIPDFSVGGFMVRNLNLGFAVTNLGPSITYVDSDQAADLPRNMRLGFAYTPVANEFGTLTVAADYNRPMVEFERSSTYHAGAEFVYAQLFAARGGYIHDKDGDIKDATYGLGFILNKRVRFDWSTVPQSSDLGRVHRWSLGVTF, from the coding sequence ATGGTGAAGACGTTGAGATTCGCAATCGCATCGTTGATCCTGCTCACCCTGTCGGCGACCGCCGCGTTCGCGCAGGGCGAAGCCGGCGCAAGCAGCCTGATCATCCCGCCGAGCGCCCGCGCGAACGGGATGGGTCAGAGCTTCGTGGCCATCGCCGACGACGCGACCGCGATCTGGTGGAACCCCGCCGGGATCGCCTTCGTCGACAGAGCGGTCGATCTCATGCACACGCAGCTCGTTCCCGACCTCGCCTCCGACGTGTTCTTCGACTACATCGGCGGCGTGTACAGTCTCGAAGGGATCGGGACGATCGGCGCCGCCCTCCTCTACCTGACCTACGGCGACTACGAAGTGACGCGGCTCGACCCGAACCCGGTGGGCACCGCCTCGGCCTGGGAGGTCGCTCCGACCTTGAGCGGCGCGGTGAAGATCTTCGACACGATCGGGATCGGCATGAACGTGAAGTACGTCTATGTCTCGCTCGCCCCCGACTGGGCGACCATTGAGGGGCAGGAGGGGAAGGGACACTCGGTCGCCATCGACTTCGGCGCCCTGTGGAAGATCCCCGATTTCAGCGTCGGCGGCTTCATGGTGCGGAACCTGAACCTGGGATTCGCCGTCACGAATCTCGGTCCCTCGATCACCTACGTGGATAGCGACCAGGCGGCCGATCTGCCCCGGAACATGCGGCTCGGATTCGCCTACACGCCCGTCGCCAACGAGTTCGGCACGTTGACCGTCGCGGCCGACTACAACCGGCCGATGGTCGAGTTCGAACGGTCGAGCACCTATCACGCCGGCGCCGAGTTCGTCTACGCGCAGCTCTTCGCAGCGCGCGGCGGGTACATCCACGACAAGGACGGCGACATCAAGGACGCGACCTACGGGCTCGGATTCATCCTCAACAAGCGGGTGCGTTTCGACTGGTCGACCGTTCCGCAGTCGTCCGACCTGGGCAGGGTGCATCGCTGGTCGCTCGGAGTCACGTTCTGA
- a CDS encoding Trm112 family protein — protein sequence MDKELLDILACPKCKEKVSLDAGGAWLVCEACRLRYPVEEDIPIMLVDRAEPLDG from the coding sequence ATGGACAAGGAACTGCTCGATATCCTGGCCTGCCCGAAGTGCAAGGAGAAGGTCTCCCTGGACGCCGGTGGCGCCTGGCTCGTCTGCGAGGCGTGCCGGTTGCGCTATCCCGTCGAGGAGGATATTCCCATCATGCTCGTCGATCGGGCCGAGCCGCTCGACGGCTGA
- a CDS encoding acetyl-CoA carboxylase carboxyltransferase subunit alpha, whose amino-acid sequence MPPHDTKILDFERPLADLEKRIADLERDGYDAGSDELRRLRARLAALEKKIFGDLSPWEQVLLARHPLRPTTRGMIAMICDEFRELHGDRLFGDDAAVIAGLSRIGDRRVVVVGHEKGRGTRDRLKRNFGMASPEGFRKALRVMRMAEKFGLPILSIVDTPGAYPGVGAEERGQPRAIADNLESLFGIRTPIVVVILGEGGSGGALALAIGDRILMLEHAIYSVISPEGCAAILWKSREKAPEAAASLRLTSRDCFDLGVVDRIIGEAHGAAHRDPEATAAAVRGAVLEEFDLLDELPPGALLRSREEKFDSMGSFEAE is encoded by the coding sequence ATGCCGCCGCACGACACGAAGATCCTCGATTTCGAGCGCCCCCTGGCCGATCTCGAAAAGCGGATCGCCGATCTCGAACGGGACGGGTACGACGCCGGCTCCGACGAGCTGCGGCGCCTCCGCGCCCGGCTCGCCGCGCTCGAGAAGAAGATCTTCGGCGATCTCTCTCCGTGGGAGCAGGTGCTGCTCGCCCGGCACCCGCTCCGTCCCACGACCCGGGGGATGATCGCGATGATCTGCGACGAGTTCCGCGAGCTGCACGGCGACCGCCTCTTCGGCGACGACGCCGCCGTCATCGCCGGTCTTTCCAGGATCGGCGATCGGCGTGTCGTCGTCGTCGGCCATGAGAAGGGGCGGGGGACGCGCGACCGGCTGAAGCGGAACTTCGGCATGGCGAGCCCCGAGGGGTTCCGCAAGGCCCTCCGCGTGATGCGCATGGCCGAGAAGTTCGGACTGCCCATCCTCTCGATCGTCGACACGCCCGGCGCCTATCCGGGCGTCGGCGCCGAGGAGCGCGGGCAGCCGCGCGCGATTGCCGACAACCTCGAGAGCCTCTTCGGCATCCGGACGCCGATCGTCGTCGTCATACTCGGCGAGGGAGGGAGCGGGGGAGCGCTGGCCCTGGCGATCGGCGACCGCATCCTGATGCTCGAGCACGCGATCTACTCGGTCATCTCCCCGGAGGGGTGCGCGGCGATCCTCTGGAAGAGCCGCGAGAAGGCTCCCGAGGCCGCCGCGTCGCTGCGCCTGACCTCGCGAGACTGTTTCGATCTCGGCGTCGTCGACCGGATCATCGGGGAGGCACACGGCGCGGCGCACCGCGATCCGGAGGCGACAGCCGCGGCCGTCCGCGGGGCGGTCCTCGAGGAGTTCGACCTCCTCGACGAGCTGCCCCCCGGCGCCCTGCTCAGGAGCCGCGAGGAGAAGTTCGATTCGATGGGTTCCTTCGAGGCGGAATAG